A single window of Rubripirellula lacrimiformis DNA harbors:
- a CDS encoding Gfo/Idh/MocA family protein, with product MPQQDLSRRQFQKRTAATVAATAATTLTSVSAAGTGDRVRLGFIGVANRGSQLMKAFAEHDDCQTVALCDVDSHALAKAAAQVGNDTFQTGDFRELIARDDMDAVVIATPDHWHAIQCISACAAGKDVYVEKPLAVTIHEGREMVKAARKYKRVVQVGTHRRSSPQYAELATRVQDGLIGKVCMSRAYRLSNMAPSGIGKLPTSTPPDHLDWDMWVGPRPEQAYQDNIAPYKFRWWQGYSSQMGNWGVHYLDAIRWCTGDEAPSSISAMGGRFAVDDDRTIPDTMEVTFQFPSGRMAVFGMYETSSNSTIPTGDVELRGTLGTAFLSEKGYEIIPENRGQFAPKHEMSKPQKSLGSNNNHALTALHARNFLDCMATRGEPNADIEIGHRSTTFCHLANISLTLGRRLEWDAANERFIDDDQANEMLHYEYRSPWKLPS from the coding sequence ATGCCCCAGCAAGACCTTTCTCGTCGGCAATTTCAAAAGCGAACGGCGGCGACCGTCGCCGCGACCGCCGCCACCACACTGACCAGCGTTTCCGCCGCTGGCACGGGTGACCGAGTTCGACTGGGTTTCATCGGTGTGGCGAATCGTGGCAGCCAGTTGATGAAAGCGTTCGCAGAACACGACGACTGCCAGACGGTCGCGCTTTGCGATGTGGATTCCCATGCACTTGCCAAAGCTGCGGCGCAGGTCGGCAACGACACCTTTCAAACCGGTGACTTTCGCGAACTGATTGCCCGCGATGACATGGACGCCGTTGTCATCGCCACACCCGATCACTGGCACGCCATTCAATGCATTTCCGCCTGTGCCGCGGGCAAAGATGTCTATGTCGAAAAGCCCTTGGCGGTGACGATTCACGAAGGACGTGAAATGGTCAAAGCGGCTCGCAAGTACAAACGCGTGGTGCAGGTCGGCACCCATCGGCGCAGCAGTCCTCAATACGCCGAACTGGCGACGAGGGTCCAAGACGGATTGATCGGCAAAGTGTGCATGTCACGAGCCTATCGGCTTAGCAACATGGCTCCGTCCGGGATCGGCAAGCTGCCCACATCGACGCCGCCTGACCATCTTGACTGGGACATGTGGGTGGGGCCACGCCCGGAACAGGCGTACCAGGACAACATCGCACCCTACAAATTTCGTTGGTGGCAAGGCTACAGTTCGCAGATGGGCAATTGGGGAGTCCACTATTTGGACGCGATCCGTTGGTGCACCGGCGACGAGGCCCCCAGCAGTATCTCGGCGATGGGTGGTCGCTTTGCCGTCGACGACGATCGAACCATTCCTGACACGATGGAGGTCACGTTCCAGTTTCCGTCGGGACGAATGGCGGTGTTCGGCATGTACGAAACCAGCAGCAATTCGACGATCCCGACCGGAGACGTCGAACTGCGAGGAACGCTTGGGACCGCATTCCTGTCTGAAAAGGGATACGAAATCATTCCCGAAAACCGTGGCCAGTTTGCTCCGAAGCACGAGATGTCCAAGCCCCAAAAGAGTCTGGGCAGCAACAACAACCACGCACTGACAGCGCTGCACGCTAGAAATTTCTTGGACTGCATGGCCACTCGCGGCGAGCCAAATGCGGACATCGAAATTGGCCATCGCAGTACAACGTTTTGCCATCTTGCCAACATTTCCTTGACGTTGGGCCGGCGATTGGAATGGGACGCCGCGAACGAACGGTTTATCGATGACGATCAAGCCAACGAGATGTTGCACTACGAATACCGATCACCATGGAAACTGCCTTCGTGA
- a CDS encoding SGNH/GDSL hydrolase family protein, translating to MPVKLLFLLSCLLCTTLYSQDKSVSKIGALDPEMAADKQAGDGLDWHDVTTWGVEGRILPDQKRLRWFDRLPASAEQTVTKAVWNLSRHSSGMMVRFKTDATAIHVDYKLLNSNLAMPHMPATGVSGVDLYARDADGNWRWVQVTRPSKQEVKSELISGMAPGFREFAAYLPLYNGVESIRFGVPSGSKFESLAPRSRPIVFYGTSITHGACASRPGMVHTAILGRRFDQPVVNLGFSGNGKMDAAVGDFLTQLDAAVYVIDCLPNMNAQMVAQKCVPLIQQLHAAKPNTPIVLVEDRRNTNSWILPSRDQHHTANHEALQQAFKQLKSESIPNLFYVDGDALYGTDGDGATDGSHASDLGFMRQADVFEPVLRQAMNAAGQ from the coding sequence ATGCCAGTGAAGTTATTGTTTTTGTTGAGTTGTCTGCTTTGCACGACGCTGTATTCGCAAGACAAGTCGGTCAGCAAGATCGGCGCACTCGACCCGGAAATGGCTGCTGACAAGCAAGCCGGCGACGGCCTGGATTGGCATGACGTCACCACCTGGGGTGTCGAAGGGCGGATCTTGCCAGATCAGAAACGGTTGCGCTGGTTCGACCGGCTGCCCGCGTCGGCCGAGCAGACGGTGACCAAGGCGGTTTGGAATCTGAGTCGTCACAGTTCCGGGATGATGGTTCGATTCAAAACCGACGCAACCGCCATCCACGTGGACTACAAACTGCTGAACAGCAACCTCGCGATGCCCCACATGCCGGCCACGGGTGTCAGCGGAGTCGATCTGTACGCCCGCGATGCCGACGGAAACTGGCGATGGGTTCAGGTAACGCGGCCTTCGAAGCAAGAAGTGAAGTCCGAATTGATCAGCGGAATGGCACCGGGATTTCGTGAATTCGCGGCCTATCTGCCGCTTTACAATGGTGTGGAATCGATTCGTTTTGGTGTCCCGTCGGGCAGCAAGTTCGAATCGCTTGCACCACGCAGCCGGCCGATCGTGTTCTACGGAACCAGCATCACGCACGGCGCCTGCGCCAGTCGTCCCGGAATGGTGCACACAGCAATTTTGGGCCGCCGGTTTGATCAGCCGGTTGTGAACCTTGGCTTTTCCGGAAACGGGAAAATGGACGCCGCGGTTGGTGATTTCTTGACGCAACTAGATGCGGCCGTTTACGTGATCGACTGTCTGCCAAACATGAACGCCCAGATGGTCGCGCAGAAGTGCGTGCCACTGATCCAACAGCTGCACGCGGCAAAGCCCAACACGCCCATCGTGTTGGTGGAAGACCGACGCAATACCAACAGCTGGATTCTGCCATCGCGTGACCAGCACCACACTGCCAACCACGAAGCCTTGCAACAGGCATTCAAACAATTGAAATCGGAATCCATTCCGAACTTGTTCTACGTGGATGGCGACGCCTTGTACGGGACCGATGGTGATGGGGCAACGGACGGTTCGCACGCCAGCGATTTGGGGTTCATGCGTCAAGCGGATGTCTTCGAACCGGTCCTGCGTCAAGCGATGAACGCCGCGGGCCAATAG
- the rbsK gene encoding ribokinase, which produces MMPSSDGGGAQDRRPKIVVLGSINMDLVIRCKHLSLPGQTVIADSCDEVPGGKGANQAVAAARAGGNVAMIGRIGDDGFADRLLANLGQDNIDTQSVIATANSPSGIAIVAVESSGENSIMVVPGANAALSPQDVQTHRQRIASADILLVQLEVPPLTVLAAMKIACDAGVRIVLDPAPMPPELADGLLSADVICPNQSEAAAIVGHAVDSVDDARRAARRLHELGAKNVILTLADQGALVSDGSDQQWIPPTIVSAVDTTAAGDAFAGALAVRLAEGASTVDAARFASVAGAIAATRHGAQPGLPHRTEIEQTLAQSQP; this is translated from the coding sequence ATGATGCCGTCGTCCGATGGTGGCGGTGCACAGGATCGTCGCCCCAAGATTGTGGTCCTGGGGTCGATCAATATGGACCTGGTTATCCGGTGCAAACACCTGTCACTGCCTGGCCAAACCGTGATCGCAGATTCCTGCGATGAAGTTCCCGGTGGTAAGGGCGCCAACCAAGCCGTCGCTGCTGCGCGAGCCGGCGGCAACGTCGCGATGATCGGGCGAATCGGCGATGACGGGTTTGCCGACCGTCTATTGGCCAACCTTGGCCAGGACAACATCGACACGCAATCCGTTATCGCTACCGCCAATAGCCCCAGCGGGATCGCCATCGTCGCGGTGGAATCCAGCGGCGAAAATTCGATCATGGTTGTGCCAGGCGCTAACGCTGCACTGTCCCCCCAAGACGTTCAGACGCATCGTCAACGGATTGCCAGCGCTGACATCCTATTGGTGCAATTGGAAGTCCCGCCATTGACGGTCTTGGCGGCGATGAAGATCGCCTGCGATGCGGGCGTTCGCATCGTGCTTGACCCCGCCCCGATGCCACCGGAACTAGCCGATGGTCTGCTATCGGCCGATGTGATCTGCCCCAACCAATCCGAAGCTGCGGCGATCGTTGGCCACGCCGTTGACAGTGTCGATGATGCCAGACGGGCCGCCCGTCGCCTGCACGAACTGGGGGCCAAGAACGTCATCCTGACGCTGGCCGATCAAGGCGCCCTGGTCAGCGATGGCAGCGACCAGCAATGGATCCCGCCAACGATCGTCAGCGCAGTTGACACAACCGCGGCGGGGGATGCTTTCGCGGGCGCCCTGGCGGTGCGATTGGCGGAAGGCGCCAGCACCGTTGACGCCGCCCGATTTGCCTCCGTCGCCGGCGCCATCGCTGCAACCCGACATGGCGCCCAACCGGGTCTGCCCCACCGAACCGAGATTGAACAAACACTCGCACAAAGCCAACCATGA
- a CDS encoding sugar ABC transporter substrate-binding protein has product MARPLARPLARPFTRRHAISIAMAACLSLPIGCGSRSSTPADGNADADPDRPRVALIMKSLANEFFSTMERGAQEHQSQHSDQYELITNGIKDESDLGRQVALVDEMVASGVDVIVIAPADSKALVPALRKAKKAGVVVVNIDNRLDKSVLEQENVSIPFVGPDNRSGAKTVGDHLAKSLSQGDKVGVLEGKTTAFNGIERRLGFEAAMKDAGIEIVASQSADWETNKANTITASMISEHPEIKAILAANDSMALGAVAAIKAAGKTGQILVVGFDNIGAVGELIREGKVLATADQHGDQLAVFGIETALQILGSTDSTTDDVQTPVDLITADTLAP; this is encoded by the coding sequence TTGGCCCGACCATTGGCCCGACCATTGGCCCGCCCCTTCACCCGCCGCCACGCGATCTCCATCGCAATGGCGGCGTGCTTGTCGCTGCCGATCGGCTGCGGTTCCCGGTCATCCACGCCTGCCGATGGAAATGCCGACGCGGACCCGGATCGGCCACGGGTTGCGTTGATCATGAAGTCGCTGGCGAACGAGTTCTTTTCGACCATGGAACGCGGCGCCCAAGAACACCAAAGCCAACACAGCGACCAATACGAACTGATCACCAACGGCATCAAAGATGAATCCGACCTGGGCCGTCAGGTGGCCTTGGTCGACGAAATGGTTGCCTCCGGAGTCGATGTGATCGTGATCGCACCTGCCGATTCGAAGGCCCTTGTGCCAGCGCTCCGCAAAGCCAAAAAGGCAGGCGTCGTGGTCGTCAACATCGACAATCGATTGGACAAATCGGTTTTGGAACAGGAAAACGTTTCGATACCGTTCGTCGGCCCCGACAACCGTTCGGGTGCCAAGACCGTGGGCGACCACTTGGCAAAATCGCTTAGCCAAGGTGACAAGGTCGGTGTCCTGGAAGGCAAGACGACGGCGTTCAACGGGATCGAGCGAAGGCTGGGATTCGAAGCAGCGATGAAGGACGCGGGCATCGAAATCGTGGCCAGCCAATCAGCCGATTGGGAAACCAACAAAGCCAATACGATCACCGCGTCCATGATCAGCGAACACCCCGAAATCAAAGCGATCCTAGCAGCCAACGATTCGATGGCCCTGGGTGCCGTCGCGGCGATCAAAGCGGCGGGAAAAACCGGCCAGATCCTGGTCGTCGGTTTCGACAACATCGGCGCCGTCGGTGAATTGATTCGCGAAGGGAAAGTTTTAGCAACCGCCGACCAACATGGCGACCAGCTAGCGGTCTTTGGAATCGAAACCGCACTGCAGATCCTAGGTTCGACGGATTCAACCACCGATGACGTGCAGACGCCGGTCGACCTGATCACCGCTGATACGCTGGCCCCATGA
- a CDS encoding nucleoside hydrolase has product MIARSTFVLAALLSIAAAPSIGKAQQSPTKPIPLIFDSDIGNDVDDVLAMGVIHSLQTRGECELLAVTITKDNPLAAPFTDAVNTFYGRGEIPIGVCNSGVTTHDGKFNPLAEIKDGDDFRFPHDLLSGKEAPDAVTVLRTALAAADDASVVIAQVGFSTNLANLLKSEPDNISQLNGKELVSQKVRLISIMAGAFTKIPDGKGNRYDHKEYNIVKDIPAAQAIAKDWPTPILWSGYEIGIAVAYPHESIEQDYGYVEHHPLSEAYIAYNPPPHNRPTWDLTSVLQAVRPNRDYFGLSPKGIVTVADDGLTTFVEDANGRDQYLTLTDAQKLRVTEVLVALSSEPAKQ; this is encoded by the coding sequence ATGATTGCACGCTCTACGTTCGTCTTGGCCGCACTATTATCGATTGCCGCGGCCCCCTCCATCGGGAAGGCCCAGCAGTCACCCACCAAGCCGATTCCGCTGATCTTTGATTCTGACATCGGCAACGATGTGGACGACGTCTTGGCCATGGGGGTGATCCATTCTCTACAGACGCGGGGCGAATGCGAACTGTTGGCGGTCACGATCACCAAAGACAACCCATTGGCGGCTCCGTTTACCGATGCGGTCAACACGTTCTATGGGCGTGGCGAAATCCCGATCGGAGTTTGCAATAGCGGCGTGACCACGCATGACGGCAAGTTCAATCCGTTGGCGGAAATTAAAGATGGCGACGACTTTCGATTCCCGCATGACCTGCTGTCCGGCAAAGAAGCCCCGGATGCCGTCACCGTCCTGCGAACCGCGCTGGCCGCTGCCGATGACGCCAGCGTTGTGATCGCTCAGGTAGGTTTCTCGACGAACTTGGCCAACCTGCTGAAATCCGAACCCGACAACATCAGCCAATTGAACGGCAAAGAACTGGTGTCCCAAAAGGTTCGTCTGATCTCGATCATGGCCGGCGCGTTCACAAAGATCCCCGACGGCAAGGGCAATCGTTATGACCACAAGGAATACAACATCGTCAAAGATATCCCAGCCGCCCAAGCGATCGCCAAGGACTGGCCGACGCCAATCCTGTGGAGCGGTTATGAGATCGGTATCGCGGTTGCCTATCCGCACGAAAGCATTGAACAGGACTATGGCTACGTCGAACATCATCCGTTGTCCGAAGCCTACATTGCCTACAACCCACCGCCACACAACCGCCCCACTTGGGATTTGACCAGCGTGCTGCAGGCGGTTCGTCCGAACCGTGACTACTTTGGATTGTCCCCCAAAGGCATCGTCACAGTCGCCGATGATGGACTGACCACCTTTGTCGAAGACGCCAATGGACGCGATCAATACCTGACCTTGACCGACGCCCAGAAGCTGCGTGTCACAGAGGTCTTGGTGGCTCTTTCCAGCGAACCTGCGAAGCAATGA
- a CDS encoding cysteine hydrolase family protein: MSRALLVIDIQREYFDGALPITHPVGHLEQILSVMDFAADQKIPTAVIRHHQPAADSPIFRKNSDMWQLHPEVESRPRDILIDKQMPGSFTGTNLGDWLQQIGADTVTIAGYMTQMCCDTTARQAFHRGFKVEFLRDATGTLAVENEGGSVTGEQLHTATLVAQQMFISDVIDHQQWTDRCQA; the protein is encoded by the coding sequence ATGTCCCGTGCACTTCTTGTGATCGACATCCAACGCGAGTACTTCGACGGCGCCCTGCCGATCACGCATCCGGTTGGCCACCTAGAACAGATCCTTTCGGTGATGGACTTTGCCGCCGATCAGAAGATCCCAACGGCGGTGATTCGCCACCATCAACCCGCCGCCGACTCGCCCATCTTTCGCAAGAATTCGGACATGTGGCAGTTGCACCCAGAAGTGGAATCTCGGCCCCGCGATATTCTGATCGACAAACAGATGCCCGGATCGTTCACCGGGACGAACCTTGGCGATTGGCTACAACAAATCGGTGCGGATACGGTCACGATCGCTGGCTACATGACTCAGATGTGCTGTGACACGACCGCTCGCCAAGCTTTTCACCGCGGATTCAAAGTCGAATTTTTACGCGACGCGACGGGAACCCTTGCCGTCGAAAACGAAGGCGGCAGTGTCACGGGCGAACAGCTTCACACCGCGACCTTGGTGGCCCAGCAGATGTTCATCAGCGACGTCATCGATCATCAACAGTGGACCGATCGCTGCCAAGCGTAG
- a CDS encoding polysaccharide lyase — MNTRHRQPASMKIAAVALICMTAPAYRCGVLRADQPQTRESKTETDGAIILRNDFSDESIGAYTDDAFKSDRDWGKVRWVHFHGRANIVDDHGDKKLRLTFPKGKFGHQETGGNAAVSIGKHDEIYQRVTIRFEPGFSFVKTGKIVGLGSGAHWSGGNVPREGQGYTSRFIWDRQHEAAMYLYHMDQRSKYGDVLNLGFKFQTGVDYTLTQRIKANTGSQKNGILQVWASQDGGQPKLVVDRNDLRFGTEGRSATELMFVAPFHGGGDASFAAGQTSYMTLDDFVVSSAKFSDLP; from the coding sequence GTGAACACAAGACACCGCCAACCAGCGTCCATGAAGATCGCCGCGGTCGCTTTGATTTGCATGACCGCGCCGGCATACCGATGCGGCGTTCTTCGCGCGGACCAACCGCAAACCAGGGAATCGAAAACGGAAACCGACGGAGCGATCATTCTTCGCAATGATTTCTCGGACGAATCCATCGGTGCCTATACCGACGACGCGTTCAAATCCGACCGTGATTGGGGCAAGGTTCGTTGGGTCCATTTTCATGGGCGAGCGAACATCGTCGACGATCATGGTGACAAGAAACTAAGGCTGACATTTCCGAAGGGCAAGTTTGGCCACCAAGAGACGGGCGGAAACGCAGCCGTTTCCATTGGAAAACATGACGAAATCTATCAGCGCGTGACCATCCGCTTCGAACCGGGGTTTTCGTTCGTCAAGACGGGGAAAATTGTGGGACTCGGCAGCGGCGCCCACTGGAGTGGCGGAAACGTTCCGCGTGAAGGCCAAGGGTACACGTCGCGGTTCATCTGGGACCGCCAGCACGAAGCGGCGATGTACCTCTACCACATGGATCAACGAAGCAAATACGGCGACGTGTTGAATCTAGGTTTCAAGTTTCAAACCGGTGTCGACTACACGCTGACACAGCGAATCAAAGCAAACACGGGCAGCCAGAAAAACGGGATCCTGCAGGTCTGGGCCAGCCAGGACGGCGGACAGCCGAAACTGGTCGTCGACCGAAACGATCTTCGCTTTGGTACCGAGGGCCGCAGCGCAACCGAATTGATGTTCGTCGCGCCATTTCACGGCGGTGGCGATGCCAGTTTTGCTGCCGGCCAGACCAGCTACATGACGCTGGACGATTTTGTGGTTTCGTCGGCAAAATTCAGCGACCTGCCGTAG
- a CDS encoding sugar ABC transporter ATP-binding protein has product MTSPPLLSVRGLTKTYAVTVLDDAQLDIRPGEIHALLGANGAGKSTMCRIIAGLTPATSGEMHLSGFPFAPDNKTAAEAAGVQIVQQELNQIATLSVAENILIGRIPSKLGFIQQQKLHRHARAALDRFGLQEIATTTLAGSLGIGQQQMIEIATALDRDCRILILDEPTAALSHGETETLFIWLDQLRSQGVGIIYISHRLDEVIRMTDRITVLRDGKHVITRDTDGVTHDQMVDLMTGETGPSDPSKFQSFAIDAIGMRVQGMTRGRFVQDVSFTVQRGQRLGIAGLVGAGRTELLRLLFGADPADAGELAIGNGPLGKPFRSPRHAVQAGLAMVTEDRKENGLLLSQSIGVNATLASLSPTYSAAGWIRRHAEHDAAEQMRTSLDIRCNSVQQSVGSLSGGNQQKVAIAKWLLQGAEVFFFDEPTRGIDVAARRRIYSLFDSLAADGKSIVIVSSDLDELMQTCDRIAVMSAGRIAATFDRGEWSEEQIMKAAFAHQSTAAV; this is encoded by the coding sequence ATGACATCGCCTCCCCTGCTATCCGTACGTGGTCTGACCAAGACCTACGCGGTCACAGTGTTGGATGATGCGCAGTTGGATATTCGGCCGGGCGAAATCCATGCGTTGCTGGGTGCCAACGGCGCTGGCAAAAGCACGATGTGCCGGATCATTGCCGGACTGACGCCGGCAACATCCGGGGAAATGCACCTAAGCGGATTCCCATTTGCGCCGGACAACAAAACGGCGGCCGAGGCTGCGGGGGTCCAGATTGTCCAACAGGAACTGAACCAGATCGCCACCCTGTCGGTCGCCGAGAACATTTTGATCGGGCGAATCCCCAGCAAGTTGGGGTTCATCCAGCAACAAAAACTGCACCGGCATGCGCGTGCAGCACTCGATCGATTTGGGCTGCAAGAGATCGCCACGACGACATTGGCCGGATCGCTGGGCATCGGCCAACAACAGATGATCGAGATCGCGACGGCTTTGGACCGCGACTGTCGAATACTGATCCTGGACGAACCCACCGCCGCGCTAAGCCACGGCGAAACCGAAACGCTGTTCATCTGGCTGGATCAACTTCGCAGCCAGGGCGTCGGCATCATCTACATTTCACACCGGTTGGACGAAGTCATCCGCATGACGGACCGGATCACGGTGCTGCGTGACGGAAAACACGTCATCACTCGCGACACCGATGGCGTCACGCACGACCAGATGGTGGACCTGATGACCGGCGAAACCGGACCAAGTGATCCATCGAAGTTTCAGTCGTTTGCGATCGACGCCATCGGCATGCGTGTCCAAGGGATGACGCGTGGCCGATTCGTTCAAGATGTCTCGTTCACCGTGCAGCGTGGTCAACGATTGGGGATCGCCGGACTCGTCGGCGCTGGGCGAACTGAATTGCTGCGGTTGCTGTTCGGAGCCGACCCCGCTGATGCCGGCGAATTGGCGATCGGCAATGGCCCACTTGGCAAACCCTTTCGCAGTCCCCGCCACGCCGTGCAGGCCGGATTGGCTATGGTCACCGAAGACCGCAAAGAGAACGGGCTGTTGCTGTCACAGTCGATCGGTGTCAACGCGACGTTGGCGTCGCTTAGCCCTACCTATTCGGCTGCGGGCTGGATCCGCCGTCACGCCGAACACGATGCCGCCGAACAGATGCGGACGTCCTTGGACATCCGCTGCAACAGCGTTCAGCAATCGGTCGGGTCGCTTAGCGGCGGCAATCAACAGAAGGTGGCGATCGCGAAGTGGTTGCTGCAAGGAGCCGAGGTTTTCTTCTTTGACGAACCGACGCGGGGTATCGACGTGGCGGCGCGACGTCGCATCTATTCGCTGTTCGATTCGTTAGCCGCGGATGGAAAATCAATCGTCATCGTCAGCAGCGACCTGGACGAACTGATGCAAACATGTGACCGCATCGCCGTGATGTCGGCTGGACGAATCGCCGCGACATTCGACCGTGGCGAATGGTCCGAAGAACAGATCATGAAGGCCGCCTTCGCACACCAATCGACAGCCGCCGTATGA
- a CDS encoding Gfo/Idh/MocA family protein produces MDTAQRRLFLKSATAGLMLGSTGLSGGHDACGDDASTAGAAAPTETGNTKRRVAVIGHTGRGDYGHGLDTVWQKIPSTTIVAVADANPAGLAKAQKKLSVAKGYTDFRKMLAEVQPEFVSVGPRHADQHHDMAMAAIQAGVKGIYIEKPFCRTPAEADSLVAACDQHGAKIAVAHRNRYHPALKHIEAIIQSGDLGQIIEFRGRGKGDHRGGPEDLWVLGSHVLNLVQHFGGHPKSCSARVFQDGRPVTADDVKPGSEGLGSMAGNQVRARFETEKGITAYYDSFANDGTAAKGFCLQMIGSKGVIMLHIDANPIAHFLPGNPFQRPNGDRPWIPITTAGLGKPETQRDVVAKVHDHILGVEDLIQACDDDRRPLCDARDGLTTVEMICAVFESHRQAGKEISFPLTQRGNAFDSL; encoded by the coding sequence ATGGACACTGCACAACGAAGACTGTTTTTGAAATCAGCCACCGCCGGACTGATGCTGGGATCAACCGGACTGTCGGGCGGTCACGATGCCTGCGGTGACGATGCGTCCACGGCGGGCGCCGCGGCCCCGACGGAAACCGGCAACACCAAACGCCGTGTCGCGGTGATCGGGCACACCGGGCGAGGCGATTACGGTCATGGACTCGATACGGTATGGCAAAAGATCCCGTCGACTACCATCGTCGCCGTCGCGGATGCCAACCCAGCAGGTTTAGCGAAGGCTCAAAAGAAACTAAGCGTCGCCAAAGGCTACACCGATTTCCGAAAGATGTTGGCCGAGGTTCAACCGGAATTTGTGTCGGTGGGACCACGCCACGCGGATCAACACCATGACATGGCGATGGCCGCGATCCAGGCTGGCGTGAAGGGGATCTATATCGAGAAACCGTTCTGCCGCACTCCGGCAGAGGCGGATTCATTGGTCGCTGCGTGTGACCAGCACGGCGCGAAGATTGCGGTCGCCCATCGGAATCGATATCACCCGGCGTTGAAACACATCGAAGCAATCATTCAGTCCGGCGACCTTGGCCAAATCATTGAATTTCGTGGCCGGGGAAAAGGCGACCACCGTGGCGGCCCCGAAGACCTGTGGGTGCTGGGCAGCCATGTATTGAACTTGGTCCAGCACTTTGGCGGTCATCCCAAGTCCTGTTCGGCACGTGTGTTCCAGGACGGACGCCCCGTTACCGCCGACGATGTCAAACCAGGTTCCGAGGGTCTTGGCTCGATGGCCGGGAATCAGGTACGGGCTCGTTTTGAAACCGAAAAGGGAATCACGGCATACTACGATTCGTTCGCGAATGATGGCACCGCGGCCAAAGGATTTTGTCTGCAAATGATCGGCAGCAAAGGCGTCATCATGCTTCACATCGATGCCAACCCGATCGCCCACTTCCTGCCGGGAAATCCGTTCCAGCGGCCTAACGGGGATCGTCCCTGGATCCCGATCACGACTGCTGGACTTGGTAAACCCGAGACACAGAGAGACGTGGTTGCCAAAGTGCACGACCACATCCTGGGCGTCGAGGACCTGATCCAGGCCTGTGACGATGATCGGCGGCCACTGTGCGATGCACGCGACGGATTGACCACCGTTGAAATGATCTGCGCCGTTTTCGAATCCCATCGGCAAGCCGGAAAAGAGATCAGCTTTCCGCTGACTCAGCGTGGCAATGCGTTCGATTCGCTATAG